The following proteins come from a genomic window of Achromobacter deleyi:
- a CDS encoding DUF1295 domain-containing protein, translating to MNPLSQWLVIAVVMVIAMALAWTWQRRRANAGIVDVVWAAGMGASALLVAATGQGDRAPRASLAVMAGVWSLRLAWHLWRRVRQGEDGRYRALREHWAGHQGKFFGLFMFQAGLVMLFSLPFLAVGVSPARGLPVALSLAIWLAALAGEVIADRQLDRFRDDPAHRGQTCRDGLWRYSRHPNYFFEWCHWFGYVALAWGSPLAWLAWLGPVLMYVFLRWISGIPFTEQQALRTRGDDYRAYQRRTSAFFPWFPKS from the coding sequence ATGAATCCCCTGTCGCAATGGCTGGTCATCGCCGTCGTCATGGTCATCGCCATGGCGCTGGCCTGGACCTGGCAGCGCCGCCGCGCCAACGCGGGCATCGTCGACGTGGTCTGGGCCGCGGGCATGGGCGCCAGCGCCCTGCTGGTCGCCGCCACCGGCCAGGGCGACCGGGCGCCAAGGGCCAGCCTGGCCGTGATGGCCGGCGTCTGGTCGCTGCGGCTGGCCTGGCATCTGTGGCGCAGGGTCCGGCAGGGCGAGGACGGGCGCTACCGCGCGCTGCGCGAACACTGGGCGGGCCATCAGGGCAAGTTCTTCGGCCTGTTCATGTTCCAGGCCGGCCTGGTGATGCTGTTCAGCCTGCCCTTCCTGGCCGTGGGCGTGAGCCCCGCGCGCGGCCTGCCCGTCGCGCTGAGCCTGGCGATCTGGCTGGCGGCGCTGGCCGGCGAAGTCATCGCCGACCGCCAGCTCGACCGCTTCCGCGACGATCCGGCCCATCGCGGCCAGACCTGCCGCGATGGCCTGTGGCGCTACTCGCGCCATCCCAATTATTTCTTCGAATGGTGCCATTGGTTCGGCTACGTCGCGCTGGCCTGGGGCTCGCCCCTGGCCTGGCTGGCGTGGCTCGGCCCCGTGCTGATGTACGTGTTCCTGCGCTGGATCAGCGGCATCCCCTTCACCGAGCAGCAGGCCCTGCGCA
- a CDS encoding DUF2878 domain-containing protein, translating to MRFWTNLLGYQLVWFSAVIGAGRGLAWPGVVSALVFIAAQLACSVEWRADLKLAAAALLCGCLLDGALSALGWSVYAADAWPAPRWILALWAAFALTLNHSLAYLRPRRWLACAFGAIGGPLAYWGAARGWQAVQFDAPAWRATVALALGWGLILPALTRWAHRWTREAA from the coding sequence ATGCGCTTCTGGACCAACCTGCTCGGCTACCAGCTGGTCTGGTTCAGCGCCGTCATCGGCGCCGGCCGCGGCCTGGCCTGGCCGGGCGTGGTCTCGGCCCTGGTCTTCATTGCCGCGCAGTTGGCCTGCTCGGTCGAGTGGCGCGCCGACCTCAAGCTGGCCGCCGCCGCGCTGCTGTGCGGCTGCCTGCTCGACGGCGCGTTGTCCGCGCTGGGCTGGTCGGTGTACGCCGCCGATGCCTGGCCCGCGCCGCGCTGGATCCTGGCGCTGTGGGCGGCCTTCGCCCTGACGCTGAATCATTCGCTGGCCTACCTGCGGCCGCGCCGCTGGCTGGCCTGCGCTTTCGGCGCCATCGGCGGGCCATTGGCCTACTGGGGCGCTGCGCGCGGCTGGCAGGCGGTGCAGTTCGACGCGCCCGCCTGGCGCGCCACCGTGGCGCTGGCGCTGGGCTGGGGCCTGATCCTGCCGGCGCTGACGCGCTGGGCGCACCGCTGGACGCGGGAGGCCGCATGA
- a CDS encoding SAM-dependent methyltransferase codes for MTPSEHAAIAATRPPGALDRLLRKRLFASLSTLTGGRLAIEDSLGSATLGQGEPVVRLTIRDMAFYRLVATQGSVGAGEAYGDGMWTCDDLVALVGLLVRNRDTLDGMESGLARVAGWVLKRWHAGNRNTHAGSRRNIAAHYDLGNDFFSLFLSPDLMYSSALWAGADDTLEEASRRKLDTICRKLELGPGDRVVEIGSGWGGFAIHAARHYGCHVTTATISREQHVMALARVRAAGLDDRVSVVLQDYRDLQGRYNKLVSIEMIEAIGAQYLETYFAKVADLLAPHGRALIQAITIEDHRYQQALGEVDFIKRHIFPGSFIPSIEAMLRAKTRASDLALVHLEDFGLSYARTLQAWRQRFLAHLPEVRDQGFDSRFCRLWEFYLAYCEGGFRERSIGVSHLLLTHPGARGSGERWVQAGV; via the coding sequence ATGACGCCTTCCGAACATGCCGCCATCGCGGCGACCCGCCCGCCCGGCGCGCTGGATCGCCTGTTGCGCAAGCGGCTGTTCGCCAGCCTCTCGACGCTGACCGGCGGGCGGCTGGCGATCGAGGACAGCCTGGGCAGCGCCACGCTCGGCCAGGGCGAGCCGGTGGTGCGCCTGACCATCCGCGACATGGCCTTCTACCGCCTGGTGGCCACGCAGGGCAGCGTCGGCGCGGGCGAGGCGTATGGCGACGGCATGTGGACCTGCGACGACCTGGTCGCCCTGGTGGGCCTGCTGGTGCGCAACCGCGACACGCTGGACGGCATGGAATCGGGGCTGGCGCGCGTGGCCGGCTGGGTGCTCAAGCGCTGGCACGCCGGCAACCGCAACACCCACGCAGGCAGCCGCCGCAACATCGCCGCCCACTACGACCTGGGCAACGATTTCTTCTCGCTGTTCCTGTCGCCCGACCTGATGTATTCGTCGGCCCTGTGGGCCGGCGCCGACGACACGCTGGAAGAGGCGTCGCGGCGCAAGCTGGACACCATCTGCCGCAAGCTCGAACTCGGCCCGGGCGACCGCGTCGTCGAAATCGGCAGCGGCTGGGGTGGATTCGCCATCCATGCCGCGCGCCACTACGGCTGCCACGTCACCACCGCCACCATCTCGCGCGAGCAGCACGTCATGGCATTGGCGCGGGTGCGCGCCGCCGGCCTGGACGATCGCGTCAGCGTGGTGCTGCAGGACTACCGCGACCTGCAGGGCCGCTACAACAAGCTGGTGTCGATCGAGATGATCGAGGCCATCGGCGCGCAATACCTCGAGACCTATTTCGCCAAGGTCGCCGACCTGCTCGCGCCGCACGGGCGCGCCCTGATCCAGGCCATCACCATCGAGGACCACCGCTACCAGCAAGCGCTGGGCGAAGTGGATTTCATCAAGCGCCACATCTTCCCGGGCAGCTTCATTCCCTCGATCGAAGCGATGCTGCGCGCCAAGACGCGCGCCAGCGACCTGGCCCTGGTGCACCTGGAGGACTTCGGCCTGTCGTACGCGCGCACGCTGCAGGCCTGGCGGCAACGCTTCCTGGCGCATCTGCCCGAAGTGCGGGATCAGGGCTTCGACAGCCGCTTTTGCCGCCTGTGGGAGTTCTATCTGGCGTACTGCGAAGGCGGCTTTCGCGAGCGTTCCATCGGCGTCTCGCACCTGTTGCTGACCCACCCCGGCGCCCGCGGCAGCGGCGAACGCTGGGTCCAGGCAGGCGTGTGA